A single region of the Elizabethkingia sp. JS20170427COW genome encodes:
- a CDS encoding DUF1624 domain-containing protein: MNEERTEDQPMKIKLPRLDIVDALRGFAVMLIVLIHSVEHFLYPVYPDVQQQP; this comes from the coding sequence ATGAACGAAGAAAGAACTGAAGACCAACCAATGAAAATTAAGCTGCCAAGGCTTGACATTGTAGATGCATTGAGGGGATTTGCAGTAATGTTGATTGTACTCATCCATAGTGTAGAACATTTTTTATATCCCGTTTACCCCGATGTACAGCAACAACCATAG
- a CDS encoding DUF418 domain-containing protein: MYATVQKAVESGNLQNFLETNITTGQKASLLWAIDAGRFVQTIGLFILGFWLSKKNVFTSSEYNTRFWVKILIVSSLLFGLLYPLKVNSLDSTPNEAVKASIGTVLNMWQKLAFTFVIVSSFVISYYASTFVNCILVKLKIYGKMSLTNYVSQSIIGAIVYFPIGLHLSPYLGYTASLLVGGIIFLIQLYCCQLWSKHFSQGPLEKIWHKATRIRQK, from the coding sequence TTGTATGCTACCGTACAGAAAGCGGTAGAGTCTGGTAATCTTCAGAATTTTTTAGAAACTAATATTACCACAGGGCAGAAGGCAAGCTTACTATGGGCAATAGATGCAGGAAGATTTGTGCAAACAATAGGTCTTTTTATATTAGGATTTTGGTTGAGTAAGAAAAATGTATTCACCTCATCGGAATACAATACCAGATTTTGGGTGAAAATCCTTATCGTTTCCTCTTTGCTTTTTGGACTGCTCTATCCATTAAAAGTAAATTCGTTGGACTCTACACCTAATGAAGCGGTAAAAGCTAGCATTGGAACAGTATTAAATATGTGGCAAAAATTGGCCTTTACTTTTGTTATAGTTTCTTCGTTTGTCATTAGTTATTACGCTTCTACTTTTGTGAATTGCATTTTGGTAAAACTAAAAATCTATGGGAAAATGAGTCTTACCAACTATGTTTCTCAATCCATCATTGGAGCTATTGTTTATTTCCCAATAGGTTTACACCTATCTCCTTATTTGGGATATACAGCAAGTCTTTTGGTGGGAGGAATCATCTTTTTAATTCAGCTATATTGTTGTCAACTATGGAGTAAGCATTTCTCGCAAGGACCTCTAGAAAAAATATGGCATAAGGCGACTCGGATAAGACAGAAATAA
- a CDS encoding peptidylprolyl isomerase — protein MKKIVFLCLSLLTLLNCKTLDLKEINLEKAAYEQLQDGVYGNLKTSKGDILVKFNDKESPVTVANFVGLAEGKIENSSKKKGQPFYDGTIFHRVIKDFMIQGGDPKGTGMGDPGYKFDDEKNDLKHTGKGILSMANSGPNTNGSQFFITEVATPWLDGRHTIFGKVVKGENVIDSIATVEKGAQDRPKTDVVLEKVTIFTKGDEYKKYDAAKVFAEGKDKIAENNKAFIAKKEEEAKKALEALKEGMTTTESGLMYKITKKTDGAKPAAGNTVSVHYAGKLTNGTEFDNSFKRGEPIQFPVGTGRVIPGWDEGIMLLNEGEEATLLIPPHLGYGARGAGGVIPPNAWLIFEVSLVKAK, from the coding sequence ATGAAGAAAATCGTATTTTTGTGCCTATCATTATTAACATTATTAAATTGTAAAACTTTGGATTTAAAAGAAATTAACTTAGAAAAAGCAGCTTACGAGCAATTGCAAGATGGAGTTTACGGAAACTTAAAAACCTCCAAAGGAGATATCCTTGTTAAATTTAACGATAAAGAATCGCCTGTTACAGTTGCTAACTTCGTAGGTTTAGCAGAAGGGAAAATAGAAAATTCTTCTAAAAAGAAAGGACAACCTTTCTATGATGGGACAATTTTCCATCGTGTAATCAAAGATTTTATGATTCAAGGAGGAGATCCTAAAGGTACAGGTATGGGAGATCCTGGTTATAAATTCGATGATGAAAAAAATGACCTTAAACATACAGGAAAAGGGATTCTTTCAATGGCGAATTCTGGTCCTAACACTAATGGTTCCCAGTTTTTTATTACTGAAGTTGCAACACCGTGGTTAGACGGCAGACATACTATTTTCGGGAAAGTAGTAAAAGGTGAAAACGTTATCGATTCTATTGCTACTGTTGAAAAGGGAGCTCAAGACAGACCTAAGACAGATGTAGTATTAGAAAAAGTAACCATCTTTACCAAAGGTGACGAGTATAAAAAATACGATGCAGCAAAAGTATTTGCAGAAGGGAAAGATAAAATAGCTGAAAACAACAAAGCCTTTATCGCTAAAAAAGAGGAAGAAGCTAAAAAAGCACTTGAAGCTCTTAAAGAAGGGATGACCACTACTGAAAGTGGGTTGATGTATAAAATTACTAAAAAAACAGATGGTGCAAAACCAGCTGCAGGAAACACCGTATCGGTACACTACGCGGGGAAACTTACCAATGGTACTGAGTTCGATAACTCTTTCAAAAGAGGAGAGCCTATCCAATTCCCAGTAGGAACTGGTAGAGTAATCCCAGGATGGGATGAAGGGATTATGCTTCTTAATGAAGGAGAAGAGGCAACATTGCTAATCCCACCACATTTAGGATACGGAGCAAGAGGTGCTGGAGGGGTTATCCCACCTAACGCTTGGCTTATTTTTGAAGTAAGCTTGGTAAAAGCGAAGTAA